One segment of Pempheris klunzingeri isolate RE-2024b chromosome 20, fPemKlu1.hap1, whole genome shotgun sequence DNA contains the following:
- the asah2 gene encoding neutral ceramidase, translating to MASRKSACCRLSALEVTLVVLFITMTTVCVTLIALMVTWSTHTGPAPEGKPYLIGVGRADCTGPPADIPLMGYANPQQTAAGIHTRLYSRAFIIDDGRRRVVFVTADVGMMSQRLRLEVLQALKVKYGDLYRRDNVVLSGTHTHCGPGGYFQYTLFMISSSGYIKASIEPLVNGIVKSIDIAHSTMRPGRIYRGSGELGDSSLNRSPQSYLNNPAAERHRYRWSTDKEVVVLKFTDLDGDGIGMLSWFAVHAVSMNYTNRMVSSDNMGYASYLLERDKNPGELPGQGGFVAGFSSSNLGDVSPNTRGPHCVNSGLSCDYLNSSCPVGGTKMCKAFGPGDDMFDSTRIIGHNIYRKAKEIYASAAQQVTGSLQSAHQWVNMTDVTVQVNDTHTVTTCKPALGHSFAAGTTDGGGDLNFTQGAVEGDPFWDGIRDTLVGEPSNQTQECHRPKPILFSTGEMNWPLPWHPQIVDVQIITIGSVAIVAVPGEITTMSGRRLREAVKQELRSEGAFRDSVVVIAGLSNVYTHYITTYEEYQVQRYEGASTIYGPHTLTAYLHKYRGLARAIAQDRVSELPVGPEPPFFQENLINLLPAAPVDRKPENTSFGDVLEQVYPVYRPGDVVSVTFVAGNPRHSGDIRDKTFVTVEIYDNRTETWEVVHTDASWETRFHWLKGSNRQSNSTVEWHIPPAAPSGFYRIRHFGHYKQMKGLRPVITPYGGSSDVFRVAASFYYQ from the exons atGGCGAGCAGGAAGTCGGCGTGTTGTCGTCTTTCTGCTCTGGAGGTGACGCTGGTCGTCCTGTTCATCACCATGACGACcgtgtgtgtgacactgatcGCACTGATGGTGAcctggagcacacacacag GTCCGGCACCTGAGGGCAAACCTTACCTGATCGGAGTGGGCCGGGCCGACTGCACCGGGCCGCCTGCCGACATCCCATTG atgggTTATGCCAACCCTCAGCAGACGGCTGCAGGCATACACACTCGCCTGTACAGCCGAGCCTTCATCATCGACGACGGGAGGCGGAGAGTCGTGTTTGTCACCGCAGACGTAGGAATGATGTCACAGAGGCTTCGACTagag gtcctGCAGGCGTTAAAGGTGAAATATGGGGATCTGTACCGTCGGGACAACGTGGTTCTGAGCGGGACACACACCCACTGTGGCCCCGGTGGATACTTCCAGTACACACTGTTCATGATCAGCAGCAGCGGTTACATCAAGGCGTCAATCGAGCCGCTGGTCAACGGCATcgtcaag AGTATAGACATAGCCCACAGCACTATGAGGCCAGGCAGGATCTACAGGGGCAGCGGAGAGCTGGGTGACAGCAGCCTGAACAGAAGTCCTCAGTCGTACCTGAACAACCCGGCGGCCGAGAGACACAG GTACAGGTGGAGCACTGATAAAGAGGTGGTGGTGCTGAAGTTCACTGATCTGGACGGAGACGGGATCGGGATGCTCAG CTGGTTCGCCGTCCACGCCGTCAGCATGAACTACACCAACCGCATGGTGAGCAGCGACAACATGGGCTACGCCTCCTACCTGCTGGAGCGGGACAAGAACCCCGGGGAGCTACCTGGACAG ggAGGCTTCGTTGCTGGTTTCTCCTCCAGTAACCTTGGTGACGTCAGTCCGAACACCAGAGGACCTCACTGTGTGAACTCTGGGCTGAGCTGTGACTACCTGAACAGCTCCTGTCCTGTGGGgggg actAAGATGTGTAAAGCGTTCGGACCTGGAGACGACATGTTCGACAGCACAAGGATCATCGGACACAACATCTACAGGAAGGCCAag GAGATCTACGCCAGCGCAGCCCAGCAGGTGACTGGATCCCTTCAGTCGGCTCATCAGTGGGTCAACATGACGGACGTCACTGTGCAGGTCAACgacacacacacg GTGACCACCTGTAAACCAGCTCTGGGTCACAGCTTCGCCGCAGGAACCACAGACGGAGGAGGAGACCTGAACTTCACTCAGG GCGCTGTGGAGGGCGACCCGTTCTGGGACGGGATCAGAGACACTCTCGTGGGTGAGCCGTCCAATCAGACGCAGGAGTGTCATCGTCCCAAACCAATCCTGTTCAGCACGggggag atgaacTGGCCTCTCCCGTGGCATCCTCAGATCGTTGATGTTCAGATCATCACCATCGGCTCCGTCGCCATCGTCGCCGTTCCTGGAGAGATCAC CACCATGTCTGGGAGGAGGTTACGGGAGGCCGTCAAACAG gagctCCGGTCGGAGGGGGCGTTCAGGGACTCGGTGGTGGTAATCGCTGGCCTGAGTAACGTGTACACTCACTACATCACCACCTATGAGGAGTACCAG gTGCAGCGGTACGAAGGCGCCTCCACCATCTAcggcccacacacactcaccgcATACCTGCACAAATACCGCGGCCTAGCCAGAGCCATCGCACAG gacCGAGTGTCGGAGCTTCCCGTTGGCCCTGAGCCTCCCTTCTTCCAGGAGAATCTCATCAATCTGCTGCCTGCAGCGCCCGTCGACAGAAAACCGGAGAACACGAGCTTTGGAGATGTCCTGGAGCAGGTTTACCCCGTCTACAGACCG GGTGATGTTGTCTCCGTCACCTTTGTAGCAGGAAACCCTCGACACTCTGGAGACATC AGAGATAAAACTTTTGTCACTGTGGAGATTTATGACAACAGAACAGAGACCTGGGAGGTTGTCCACACTGATGCATCATGGGAGACCAG GTTCCACTGGCTGAAGGGTTCGAACCGGCAGAGTAACTCCACGGTGGAGTGGCACATCCCGCCGGCGGCCCCCAGCGGCTTCTACAGGATCCGACATTTCGGACACTACAAGCAGATGAAAGGCCTGCGACCCGTCATCACGCCGTACGGAGGCTCATCTGACGTCTTCAGAGTCGCCGCCAGCTTTTACTACCAGTGA
- the LOC139220072 gene encoding protein FAM13C-like: protein MFCFCLQSSLMKLQALEVEGGPSLGPSPEESPPALGSKEQKSPCSPVELGGKEGKTLALCHGVPPDENSPPEPLTVLTRPPQSPRHQPLTAIQPPTPDGAPPPGPPHSPQRTSPGGEGGGEGGGGALLQLLAGGPGPQPSPRCSSLSHSLRFNSDPDTAPSPPCSQDYILCRGRDRPEGSEGDCLSSVPFLSRHIQTLKKKVRRFEDQFEQEMNYKPSYNDKYSNPELVGVMNELAKARKQLKELRLRQSVFESKERDGVNVSCCRHDSGQQGAPEHKPTLEETVESLFRRLREKRQTLGLPDNMKEMTQAQMVLEKITLQKCLLYFESVHGRPGTKQEKNLVKPLYDRYQMIKRLLCASPTITTIEEEDGSDEDSGSMTVDQFPVPPPPAARLAVGEEDSDRDSDPAFVSPLDEMKAVHQQPALTIANLHEASRSQLLQCLRETRAEKKTMRKALREFEDEFHRQTGRICQKEDRTPMKEEYQEYKQLKAKLRLLEVLLSKQEVTKTM from the exons ATGTTCTGCTTCTGCCTGCAGAGTTCCCTGATGAAGCTCCAGGctctggaggtggaggggggccCCTCGCTGGGCCCGTCCCCAGAGGAGAGCCCCCCCGCCCTGGGCAGCAAGGAGCAGAAGAGCCCCTGCAGCCCCGTGGAGCtcggagggaaggaggggaagaCCCTGGCTCTGTGCCACGGCGTCCCCCCCGACGAGAACAGCCCGCCAG AGCCGCTGACCGTCCTCACCAGACCCCCACAGTCCCCCCGGCACCAGCCCTTAACCGCCATCCAGCCCCCGACCCCCGACGGAGCGCCGCCCCCCggccccccccactccccccagAGGACCAGCCccgggggggagggggggggagagggaggaggcggagccctcctccagctgctggcgGGCGGCCCCGGCCCCCAGCCGTCCCCCCGCTGCTCCAGCCTGAGCCACAGTCTGAGGTTCAACTCCGACCCCGACACGGCTCCATCACCCCCCTGCAGCCAGGACTACATCCT GTGTCGGGGGCGGGACCGGCCGGAGGGCTCGGAGGGCGACTGTCTGTCCTCCGTCCCGTTCCTCAGCCGACACATCCAGACCCTGAAGAAGAAGGTCCGCAGGTTCGAGGACCAGTTTGAGCAGGAGATGAACTACAAG CCGTCCTACAACGATAAATACTCGAACCCGGAGCTGGTCGGAGTGATGAACGAACTGGCGAAAGCTCGCAAACAGCTCAAAG agctcagactgagacAGTCGGTGTTTGAGTCCAAGGAGCGGGACG GTGTAAATGTGTCCTGCTGCAGGCACGACTccggccagcagggggcgccggAGCACAAGCCCACCCTGGAGGAGACGGTGGAGTCTCTGTTCAGACGGCTGAGGGAGAAGAGGCAGACTCTGGGTCTGCCCGACAACATGAAG gagatgACTCAGGCTCAGATGGTGTTGGAGAAGATCACTCTGCAGAAATGTCTGCTCTACTTTGAGAGCGTTCACGGCCGACCG GGAACAAAACAGGAGAAGAACCTGGTGAAGCCTCTGTACGACAGATACCAGATGATCAAACGTTTACTGTGTGCCAGCCCGACCATCACCACGAta gaggaagaggacggctCCGATGAAGACTCCGGCTCCATGACAGTCGATCAGTTTCCTGTCCCGCCTCCTCCAGCAGCCCGCCTGGCTGTCGGCGAGGAGGACAGCGACCGGGACAGCGACCCCGCCTTTGTGTCCCCATTGGACGAGATGAAAGCCGTCCATCAACAACCTGCTCTCACCATTGCCAACCTGCACGAAgcatccag gtctcagctgctgcagtgtctgCGGGAGACGAGGGCAGAGAAGAAGACGATGCGTAAAGCTCTGAGAGAGTTTGAGGACGAGTTTCACCGTCAGACTGGAAG AATCTGCCAAAAAGAGGATCGTACTCCGATGAAGGAGGAATACCAGGAATACAAACAGCTCAAGGCTAAACTCCGCCTGCTGGAAGTCCTCCtcagcaaacaggaagtgaccaaAACCATGTAA